The Populus nigra chromosome 14, ddPopNigr1.1, whole genome shotgun sequence genome has a segment encoding these proteins:
- the LOC133672534 gene encoding phosphoglycerate mutase-like protein 4, whose translation MSALSRASDTTACLSLLHRLPTSPLPSNLTNTVPLCSFKFHINHRCRHRHRHSLISPPLLKTPNPFPSMAHSNNPSSDTVDPTCAEIIVVRHGETVWNVDGRLQGHIDVELNEVGREQAAVVADRLSREFKVSAVYSSDLKRAFETAEKIAATCGIAEVIKDPDLRERHLGDLQGLVLQEAAKVSAVAYRAFKSHRTNQDIPGGGESLDKLYDRCTSSLERIAAKHTGERVVVVTHGGVIRELYQRACPNGKSGGRVLNTSINIFHISDGDRWTIKTWGDVSHLNETGYLNSGFGGDKTSG comes from the exons ATGAGTGCATTGTCCAGGGCAAGTGATACCACCGCCTGCCTCAGCCTCCTCCACCGCCTCCCTACTTCACCTTTACCTTCAAATTTAACTAACACCGTTCCTCTCTGCAGCTTCAAATTCCATATCAATCATAGGTGTAGGCATAGGCATAGGCATAGCTTAATCTCACCTCCCCTACTCAAAACACCCAACCCATTCCCCTCCATGGCCCACTCTAATAATCCCAG TTCTGATACTGTGGATCCTACTTGTGCTGAGATTATTGTAGTGCGTCACGGCGAGACGGTGTGGAATGTTGACGGAAGACTTCAG GGACATATTGATGTGGAATTGAATGAAGTTGGGAGAGAACAGGCAGCTGTG GTGGCTGATAGACTATCCAGGGAGTTTAAAGTCTCTGCTGTATATTCTTCTGATTTGAAGAGAGCTTTTGAGACAGCAGAGAAAATCGCTGCTACTTGTGGTATTGCTGAG GTTATTAAGGATCCTGACCTACGGGAAAGACATTTAGGGGATCTTCAAGGCCTTGTCCTTCAAGAAGCTGCCAAAGTTAGTGCTGTGGCTTACCGGGCCTTTAAATCCCACAGAACCAATCAAGATATCCCA GGTGGTGGAGAAAGTCTTGATAAACTTTACGATCGCTGTACATCTTCATTGGAGAGAATTGCTGCGAAGCATACAG GAGAGCGAGTTGTTGTGGTCACTCATGGGGGTGTCATCAGAGAACTGTACCAACGAGCTTGCCCAAATGGAAAGTCCGGAGGGAGGGTATTGAACACGTCTATCAACATCTTCCACATATCTGATGGGGATCGTTGGACCATTAAAACATGGGGTGATGTTAGCCATCTCAATGAAACAGGATACCTGAATTCTGGTTTTGGTGGGGACAAAACATCTGGTTAG
- the LOC133673531 gene encoding patatin-like protein 2 produces the protein MATGFDKRRVATVLSIDGGGIRGIIPGSLLAFLESKLQELDGSQVRIADYFDIIAGTSTGGLVATMLAAPNKENRPMYAAKDINGFYLEHTPKIFPQKSNLLGPLSVFFGGPKYDGKYLRSLTNNLLGDMTIAQTLTNVILPTFDMKLLQPVIFSTTEGKTNALKNARLADICVATSAAPTYLPAHFFTTKDPNGTSTRNFDLVDGAIAANNPALLAISEIRNQIRMHTGEFPGVEPTEKKGMLVLSLGTGEAKYEEKYNASTAANWSMINWVYNGGKTPIIDMFSSASSDMVDYHISTLFQSLDSKECYLRIQDDKLSGDAASVDIATTQNLQRLKEIGAELLKKTESRVNMDTGKYEEIEGGRTNEAALAKFAQLLSDEKKHRLTN, from the exons ATGGCTACTGGTTTTGATAAGAGAAGGGTGGCAACAGTGCTAAGCATTGATGGAGGTGGCATCAGAGGCATAATTCCGGGTTCCCTTCTTGCCTTTCTTGAATCCAAACTTCAG GAGCTGGACGGGTCACAGGTAAGGATTGCAGATTATTTTGACATCATTGCTGGGACGAGCACTGGTGGACTGGTAGCCACCATGCTTGCAGCTCCTAATAAGGAAAACAGACCCATGTATGCAGCAAAGGACATCAATGGCTTCTATTTAGAGCACACCCCCAAGATTTTCCCTCAGAAAAG TAACCTGTTAGGTCCGCTGTCAGTTTTCTTTGGTGGGCCAAAGTATGATGGGAAGTATCTGAGGTCATTGACGAACAACTTGCTAGGAGACATGACTATCGCACAGACCCTCACAAATGTTATTTTGCCTACTTTTGACATGAAGCTCCTTCAACCAGTGATCTTCTCCACCACTGAA GGAAAGACTAATGCTTTGAAAAATGCTAGGCTAGCAGACATTTGTGTGGCCACCTCTGCAGCTCCAACGTACTTGCCAGCACACTTCTTCACGACCAAGGATCCCAATGGAACGTCCACTCGCAATTTCGACCTGGTTGATGGTGCGATTGCCGCAAATAATCCT GCATTATTGGCCATATCTGAGATCCGCAACCAGATCAGGATGCATACCGGTGAATTTCCTGGCGTGGAACCCACAGAGAAAAAGGGTATGCTAGTCTTATCGCTAGGAACTGGAGAAGCCAAGTATGAAGAGAAATATAATGCATCCACAGCCGCTAATTGGAGCATGATCAATTGGGTTTATAACGGTGGCAAAACACCAATTATAGACATGTTTAGTAGTGCAAGCTCTGATATGGTTGACTATCATATCTCCACCCTCTTCCAGTCTCTGGACTCAAAGGAATGTTACCTACGTATTCAG GATGACAAATTGAGCGGGGATGCAGCATCTGTTGACATTGCAACTACCCAGAACTTGCAAAGGCTTAAGGAGATTGGAGCTGAACTCCTAAAGAAGACAGAGTCAAGAGTGAATATGGATACTGGCAAGtatgaagaaattgaaggaGGACGCACGAACGAAGCAGCTCTTGCCAAGTTTGCTCAGCTTCTCTCAGATGAAAAAAAGCACCGGCTAACCAATTAA
- the LOC133673532 gene encoding patatin-like protein 2 isoform X1 yields the protein MATGFVKRRVATVLSIDGGGVRGIIPGSLLAFLESKLQELDGSQARIADYFDIIAGTSTGGLVATMLAAPNKENRPMYAAKDINDFYLEHSPKIFPQKSNLLGPLSVFFGGPKYNGKYLRSLTNNLLGDLTITQTLTNVILPTFDMKLLQPVIFSTTEGKTNALKNARLADICVATSAAPTYLPAHFFTTKDPNGTSTRNFDLVDGAIAANNPALLAVSEIRNQIRMHTGEFAGVKPTERKGLVLSLGTGEAKSEEKYNASTAANWCKINWVYNSGKTPIIDMFSSASSDMVDYHISTFFQSLNSKECYLRIQDDKLSGDAASVDIATPQNLQRLKEIGAALLKKTESRVNLDTGKYEEIEGGRTNEAALAKFAQFLSDEKKHRQTN from the exons ATGGCTACTGGTTTTGTTAAGAGAAGGGTGGCAACAGTGCTAAGCATTGATGGAGGTGGCGTTAGAGGCATAATTCCGGGTTCCCTTCTTGCCTTTCTTGAATCCAAACTTCAG GAGCTGGACGGGTCACAGGCAAGGATTGCAGATTATTTTGACATCATTGCTGGGACGAGCACTGGTGGACTCGTAGCCACCATGCTTGCAGCTCCTAATAAGGAAAACAGACCCATGTATGCAGCAAAGGACATCAATGACTTCTATTTAGAGCACAGCCCCAAGATTTTCCCTCAGAAAAG TAACCTGTTAGGTCCGTTGTCAGTTTTCTTTGGTGGGCCAAAGTATAATGGGAAGTATCTGAGGTCATTGACGAACAACTTGCTAGGAGACTTGACTATCACACAGACCCTCACAAATGTTATTTTGCCTACTTTCGACATGAAGCTCCTTCAACCAGTGATCTTCTCCACCACTGAA GGAAAGACTAATGCTTTGAAAAATGCTAGGCTAGCAGACATTTGTGTGGCCACCTCTGCAGCTCCAACGTACTTGCCAGCACACTTCTTCACGACCAAGGATCCCAACGGAACGTCCACTCGCAATTTCGACTTGGTTGATGGTGCCATTGCCGCAAATAATCCT GCATTACTGGCCGTATCTGAGATCCGCAACCAGATCAGGATGCATACCGGTGAATTTGCTGGCGTGAAACCCACAGAGAGAAAGGGTCTAGTCTTATCGCTAGGAACTGGAGAAGCCAAGTCTGAAGAGAAATATAATGCATCCACAGCCGCTAATTGGTGCAAAATCAATTGGGTTTATAACAGTGGCAAAACACCAATTATAGACATGTTTAGTAGTGCAAGCTCTGATATGGTTGACTATCATATCTCCACCTTCTTCCAGTCTCTGAACTCAAAGGAATGTTACCTACGTATTCag GATGACAAATTGAGCGGAGATGCAGCATCTGTTGACATTGCAACTCCCCAGAACTTGCAAAGGCTTAAAGAGATTGGAGCTGCACTCCTAAAGAAGACAGAGTCTAGAGTGAATTTGGATACTGGCAAGtatgaagaaattgaaggaGGACGTACGAATGAAGCGGCTCTTGCCAAGTTTGCTCAGTTTCTCTCAGATGAAAAAAAGCACCGGCAAACCAATTAA
- the LOC133673532 gene encoding patatin-like protein 2 isoform X2, whose amino-acid sequence MATGFVKRRVATVLSIDGGGVRGIIPGSLLAFLESKLQELDGSQARIADYFDIIAGTSTGGLVATMLAAPNKENRPMYAAKDINDFYLEHSPKIFPQKSNLLGPLSVFFGGPKYNGKYLRSLTNNLLGDLTITQTLTNVILPTFDMKLLQPVIFSTTEGKTNALKNARLADICVATSAAPTYLPAHFFTTKDPNGTSTRNFDLVDGAIAANNPALLAVSEIRNQIRMHTGEFAGVKPTERKGLVLSLGTGEAKSEEKYNASTAANWCKINWVYNSGKTPIIDMFSSASSDMVDYHISTFFQSLNSKECYLRIQGDMII is encoded by the exons ATGGCTACTGGTTTTGTTAAGAGAAGGGTGGCAACAGTGCTAAGCATTGATGGAGGTGGCGTTAGAGGCATAATTCCGGGTTCCCTTCTTGCCTTTCTTGAATCCAAACTTCAG GAGCTGGACGGGTCACAGGCAAGGATTGCAGATTATTTTGACATCATTGCTGGGACGAGCACTGGTGGACTCGTAGCCACCATGCTTGCAGCTCCTAATAAGGAAAACAGACCCATGTATGCAGCAAAGGACATCAATGACTTCTATTTAGAGCACAGCCCCAAGATTTTCCCTCAGAAAAG TAACCTGTTAGGTCCGTTGTCAGTTTTCTTTGGTGGGCCAAAGTATAATGGGAAGTATCTGAGGTCATTGACGAACAACTTGCTAGGAGACTTGACTATCACACAGACCCTCACAAATGTTATTTTGCCTACTTTCGACATGAAGCTCCTTCAACCAGTGATCTTCTCCACCACTGAA GGAAAGACTAATGCTTTGAAAAATGCTAGGCTAGCAGACATTTGTGTGGCCACCTCTGCAGCTCCAACGTACTTGCCAGCACACTTCTTCACGACCAAGGATCCCAACGGAACGTCCACTCGCAATTTCGACTTGGTTGATGGTGCCATTGCCGCAAATAATCCT GCATTACTGGCCGTATCTGAGATCCGCAACCAGATCAGGATGCATACCGGTGAATTTGCTGGCGTGAAACCCACAGAGAGAAAGGGTCTAGTCTTATCGCTAGGAACTGGAGAAGCCAAGTCTGAAGAGAAATATAATGCATCCACAGCCGCTAATTGGTGCAAAATCAATTGGGTTTATAACAGTGGCAAAACACCAATTATAGACATGTTTAGTAGTGCAAGCTCTGATATGGTTGACTATCATATCTCCACCTTCTTCCAGTCTCTGAACTCAAAGGAATGTTACCTACGTATTCag GGTGACATGATTATATGA